In Streptomyces nodosus, one DNA window encodes the following:
- a CDS encoding adenine phosphoribosyltransferase: MTDIQALLLSRIRDVPDHPEPGVMFKDITPLLADPAAFGALTEALAELTVRHGATKIVGLEARGFILGAPVAVRAGVGFVPVRKAGKLPGATLRQAYDLEYGSAEIEVHAEDLSAGDRVMVVDDVLATGGTAEASLRLIRRAGAEVVGVSVLMELGFLGGRARLAPALAGAPLEALLRM, from the coding sequence ATGACCGACATACAGGCCCTGCTGCTCAGCCGCATCCGTGATGTGCCCGACCACCCGGAGCCCGGGGTGATGTTCAAGGACATCACCCCGCTGCTCGCGGATCCGGCGGCGTTCGGGGCGCTCACCGAGGCTCTGGCGGAGCTGACCGTGCGCCACGGCGCGACGAAGATCGTCGGTCTGGAGGCGCGGGGCTTCATCCTCGGCGCCCCGGTCGCGGTCCGGGCGGGCGTCGGCTTCGTCCCGGTGCGCAAGGCGGGCAAGCTCCCCGGAGCCACCCTGCGGCAGGCCTACGACCTGGAGTACGGCTCGGCCGAGATCGAGGTGCACGCCGAGGACCTGTCCGCCGGGGACCGGGTGATGGTCGTCGACGACGTCCTCGCCACCGGCGGCACCGCGGAGGCCTCCCTCAGGCTGATCCGCCGGGCGGGCGCCGAGGTCGTCGGCGTCTCCGTGCTCATGGAACTGGGCTTCCTGGGCGGCCGGGCCCGGCTGGCGCCGGCCCTGGCGGGAGCACCGCTGGAGGCGCTGCTCCGGATGTGA
- the secF gene encoding protein translocase subunit SecF, translated as MSKLGNLGARLHHGEVGYDFIRNRRIWYGVSILITIAAILGLAVRGLNMGIEFQGGAVFTTPKTSVSVDQAQHDAEESSGHEAVVQKLGTGGLRIQIAGIDTSKSDHIKQELSKDLQVDSEKINAELVGPSWGEQIANKAWQGLGIFMVLVVIYLAIAFEWRMAVAALIALIHDITITVGVYALVGFEVTPGTVIGLLTILGYSLYDTVVVFDSLKESTKDITKQTRWTYAEVANRSINGTLIRSINTTAVALMPVAGLLFIGGGVLGAGTLNDISLSLFVGLAAGAYSSIFIATPLVADFKEREPQMKALKKRVLAKRAQAAEEQLVGAGVGSGADDQDEAAAAVVGPRNQSASRNRGRGRPSGKRR; from the coding sequence ATGTCGAAGCTCGGCAACCTCGGCGCCAGGCTCCACCACGGAGAGGTCGGTTACGACTTCATCCGCAACCGCAGGATCTGGTACGGCGTCTCGATCCTGATCACCATCGCGGCCATCCTGGGCCTGGCGGTGCGCGGTCTGAACATGGGCATCGAGTTCCAGGGCGGTGCCGTCTTCACCACCCCGAAGACCAGCGTCTCCGTGGACCAGGCCCAGCACGACGCCGAGGAGTCCTCCGGACACGAGGCCGTCGTGCAGAAGCTCGGCACGGGCGGGCTGCGCATCCAGATCGCCGGTATCGACACCAGCAAGTCGGACCACATCAAGCAGGAACTCTCCAAGGACCTGCAGGTCGACTCCGAGAAGATCAACGCCGAGCTGGTCGGCCCCAGCTGGGGCGAGCAGATCGCCAACAAGGCCTGGCAGGGCCTGGGGATCTTCATGGTGCTCGTGGTGATCTATCTGGCGATCGCCTTCGAGTGGCGGATGGCCGTCGCGGCCCTGATCGCGCTGATCCACGACATCACCATCACGGTCGGCGTCTATGCGCTCGTCGGCTTCGAGGTGACGCCCGGCACGGTCATCGGTCTGCTGACGATCCTCGGTTACTCGCTCTACGACACGGTCGTGGTCTTCGACAGCCTCAAGGAATCGACGAAGGACATCACCAAGCAGACCCGCTGGACCTACGCGGAGGTCGCCAACCGCTCGATCAACGGCACCCTGATCCGCTCCATCAACACCACCGCGGTGGCGCTGATGCCGGTGGCCGGTCTGCTGTTCATCGGTGGCGGCGTCCTGGGCGCGGGCACCCTCAACGACATCTCGCTGTCGCTGTTCGTCGGCCTCGCCGCCGGTGCCTACTCGTCGATCTTCATCGCCACGCCGCTCGTCGCCGACTTCAAGGAGCGCGAGCCGCAGATGAAGGCCCTCAAGAAGCGCGTCCTCGCCAAGCGTGCCCAGGCCGCCGAGGAGCAACTGGTCGGTGCCGGGGTCGGCTCGGGCGCCGACGACCAGGACGAGGCCGCGGCCGCGGTCGTCGGCCCGCGCAACCAGTCCGCGTCCCGCAACCGCGGCCGTGGCCGACCCTCCGGAAAGCGTCGATGA
- the secD gene encoding protein translocase subunit SecD, which yields MAAPKKGRSGSAQSKPWRSLALILIAIVALTGGMFASGHTAPRLGIDLAGGTSITLKAKSGQESAINKTNLDTAVDIMERRVNGLGVSEAEVQTQGDRNIIVNIPKGTNSQQAREQVGTTAKLYFRPVLATEVTGSPATADPSPSDSASPSKGSGTATPSSSATPSGSSTPSSSATSQGRAVTDALKDSPSPTDSASASAGESASPSASSSANDGSDAAGKLQAQYATLNCADKAVRARTGDRAKPTEPTLACGKDSRGQWQKYILGAAEVAGTDVKKAQAVYDTQGAGGWKVTMNFTSAGSKKFADITGKLAQNQSPQNQFAIVLDGEVVSDPYVQQALTGGNAEISGSFDQTEAKNLANVLSYGALPLSFEEQSVTTVTAALGGEQLHAGLIAGAIGLALVVLYLVVYYRGLSLIAIASLLVSAILTYVVMSLLGPTIGFALNLPAVCGAIVAIGITADSFIVFFERIRDEIREGRSLRPSVERAWPRARRTILVSDFVSFLAAAVLFVVTVGKVQGFAFTLGLTTVFDVVVVFLFTKPLMTILARRKFFADGHSWSGLDPKRLGAKPPLRRARRVSAPVDPKEA from the coding sequence GTGGCAGCACCGAAGAAGGGCCGGAGTGGGAGCGCCCAGAGCAAGCCATGGCGCTCGCTGGCGCTCATCCTGATCGCCATCGTGGCGCTCACCGGAGGAATGTTCGCCTCCGGGCACACCGCCCCGCGTCTCGGCATCGACCTCGCCGGTGGCACGAGCATCACGCTCAAGGCGAAGAGCGGCCAGGAATCCGCGATCAACAAGACGAACCTGGACACCGCGGTCGACATCATGGAGCGCCGCGTCAACGGCCTGGGCGTCTCCGAGGCGGAGGTCCAGACGCAGGGCGATCGCAACATCATCGTCAACATCCCCAAGGGCACCAACTCCCAGCAGGCCCGGGAGCAGGTCGGCACCACGGCCAAGCTGTACTTCCGCCCGGTCCTCGCCACGGAGGTCACCGGCTCGCCCGCCACGGCGGACCCCTCCCCGTCGGACTCCGCCAGCCCCTCGAAAGGCTCCGGCACGGCGACCCCGTCCAGCTCCGCGACCCCCTCCGGCTCCTCGACCCCGTCGTCGAGCGCCACCTCACAGGGCCGCGCCGTCACCGACGCGCTGAAGGACTCCCCCTCCCCGACGGACTCCGCCTCCGCCTCGGCCGGCGAGAGTGCCTCGCCCAGCGCCTCGTCCTCGGCGAACGACGGCTCCGACGCGGCCGGCAAGCTCCAGGCCCAGTACGCCACGCTGAACTGCGCCGACAAGGCCGTACGGGCCAGGACCGGTGACCGCGCCAAGCCCACCGAGCCCACCCTGGCCTGCGGCAAGGACTCGCGCGGCCAGTGGCAGAAGTACATCCTCGGTGCGGCCGAGGTCGCCGGCACGGATGTGAAGAAGGCCCAGGCGGTCTACGACACCCAGGGCGCCGGTGGCTGGAAGGTCACCATGAACTTCACGTCCGCGGGGTCCAAGAAGTTCGCGGACATCACCGGCAAGCTGGCGCAGAACCAGTCCCCGCAGAACCAGTTCGCCATCGTCCTCGACGGTGAGGTCGTCTCCGACCCGTACGTCCAGCAGGCACTGACCGGCGGCAACGCCGAGATCAGCGGCAGCTTCGACCAGACCGAGGCCAAGAACCTGGCGAACGTCCTGTCCTACGGTGCGCTCCCGCTCTCCTTCGAGGAGCAGAGCGTCACCACCGTGACCGCCGCCCTCGGCGGTGAGCAGCTGCACGCCGGCCTGATCGCCGGCGCGATCGGCCTCGCCCTGGTCGTGCTCTACCTGGTGGTCTACTACCGGGGCCTGTCGCTGATCGCGATCGCCTCGCTGCTGGTCTCCGCGATCCTGACCTATGTCGTGATGTCGCTGCTCGGCCCGACCATCGGATTCGCGCTGAACCTGCCGGCGGTCTGCGGTGCCATCGTGGCGATCGGCATCACCGCGGACTCGTTCATCGTGTTCTTCGAACGCATCCGGGACGAGATCCGCGAGGGCCGCTCGCTGCGCCCCTCCGTCGAGCGGGCCTGGCCGCGTGCGCGACGCACCATCCTGGTCTCCGACTTCGTGTCGTTCCTGGCCGCCGCGGTGCTGTTCGTCGTCACCGTCGGCAAGGTGCAGGGCTTCGCGTTCACCCTGGGTCTGACCACGGTCTTCGACGTCGTCGTGGTCTTCCTGTTCACCAAGCCGCTGATGACGATCCTCGCCCGCCGGAAGTTCTTCGCGGACGGCCACAGCTGGTCCGGTCTCGACCCCAAGCGCCTCGGTGCCAAGCCGCCTCTGCGACGCGCCCGTCGTGTCTCCGCCCCCGTCGACCCGAAGGAGGCGTGA
- the yajC gene encoding preprotein translocase subunit YajC, with protein sequence MNTMALLPFIVLIGFMFLMTRSAKKKQNQAAQMRDEMQPGSGVRTIGGMYATVKEVSEDTVLLDAGPGVDLLFAKNAIGAVLSDDEYNRIVHGVEHDLKADGVVVPDDASSLTETDEPAADAASDASDDKPVDLGKKEAAEPADEPAEAKTDETKSDETKSDEAKTDEAESKKTDGGADAK encoded by the coding sequence GTGAATACTATGGCCCTCCTCCCGTTCATCGTGCTCATCGGGTTCATGTTCCTGATGACCCGCTCGGCCAAGAAGAAGCAGAATCAGGCCGCGCAGATGCGTGACGAGATGCAGCCAGGCAGCGGCGTCCGCACCATCGGGGGCATGTACGCGACGGTGAAGGAGGTCTCCGAGGACACGGTCCTGCTGGACGCGGGCCCGGGCGTGGACCTGCTCTTCGCCAAGAACGCGATCGGTGCCGTTCTCTCCGACGACGAGTACAACCGCATCGTCCACGGCGTCGAGCACGACCTGAAGGCCGACGGTGTCGTCGTCCCGGACGACGCCTCCTCCCTCACCGAGACCGACGAGCCCGCCGCCGACGCCGCTTCCGACGCCTCCGACGACAAGCCCGTGGACCTCGGCAAGAAGGAGGCGGCCGAGCCCGCCGACGAGCCGGCCGAGGCCAAGACGGACGAGACGAAGTCGGACGAGACGAAGTCGGACGAGGCGAAGACGGACGAAGCAGAGTCGAAGAAGACCGACGGCGGCGCCGACGCGAAGTAA
- the ruvB gene encoding Holliday junction branch migration DNA helicase RuvB, producing MNWDDTTDATAPERLVGASADREDQAVEAALRPKDLDEFIGQEKVREQLDLVLRAARARGATADHVLLSGAPGLGKTTLSMIIAAEMGAPLRITSGPAIQHAGDLAAILSSLQEGEVLFLDEIHRMSRPAEEMLYMAMEDFRVDVIVGKGPGATAIPLELPPFTLVGATTRAGLLPPPLRDRFGFTAHMEFYGPGELQRVVHRSAHLLDVAIDPDGAAEIAGRSRGTPRIANRLLRRVRDYAQVKADGVITREVAGAALSVYEVDARGLDRLDRAVLQALLKLFAGGPVGLSTLAVAVGEERETVEEVAEPFLVREGLLARTPRGRVATPAAWAHLGLTAPAGADGGKGQQDLFGA from the coding sequence ATGAACTGGGACGACACGACCGACGCCACTGCCCCCGAGCGGCTCGTCGGCGCGTCAGCCGACCGCGAGGACCAGGCCGTCGAGGCCGCCCTGCGCCCCAAGGACCTGGACGAGTTCATCGGCCAGGAGAAGGTCCGTGAACAGCTCGATCTGGTGCTGCGCGCGGCACGCGCCCGGGGCGCCACCGCCGACCATGTGCTGCTGTCCGGCGCTCCCGGTCTCGGCAAGACCACCCTCTCCATGATCATCGCGGCCGAGATGGGCGCCCCGCTCCGCATCACCAGCGGCCCCGCCATCCAGCACGCCGGCGACCTCGCCGCGATCCTGTCCTCCCTCCAGGAGGGCGAGGTCCTCTTCCTCGACGAGATCCACCGCATGTCCCGGCCCGCCGAGGAGATGCTCTACATGGCGATGGAGGACTTCCGGGTCGACGTGATCGTCGGCAAGGGACCCGGCGCCACCGCCATCCCCCTCGAACTGCCGCCGTTCACCCTGGTCGGCGCCACCACCCGGGCGGGTCTGCTGCCGCCCCCGCTGCGCGACCGGTTCGGCTTCACCGCGCACATGGAGTTCTACGGGCCCGGCGAACTCCAGCGCGTCGTCCACCGCTCCGCACACCTGCTCGATGTGGCGATCGACCCCGACGGCGCCGCCGAGATCGCCGGACGGTCCCGCGGCACGCCCCGTATCGCCAACCGTCTGCTGCGCCGCGTCCGGGACTATGCGCAGGTCAAGGCCGACGGTGTGATCACCCGCGAGGTCGCGGGCGCCGCGCTCTCCGTGTACGAGGTCGACGCCCGGGGTCTGGACCGGCTGGACCGTGCCGTCCTCCAGGCGCTGCTCAAGCTGTTCGCTGGCGGTCCGGTCGGACTGTCCACACTCGCCGTCGCGGTGGGGGAGGAGCGTGAGACAGTGGAGGAGGTCGCCGAGCCCTTCCTGGTCAGAGAGGGCCTGCTCGCCCGTACCCCGCGCGGACGCGTGGCCACTCCGGCCGCCTGGGCGCACCTCGGTCTGACCGCGCCGGCCGGGGCCGACGGGGGAAAGGGACAACAGGACCTGTTCGGGGCGTGA
- the ruvA gene encoding Holliday junction branch migration protein RuvA yields the protein MIAFVSGPVAALAPDAAVIEVGGLGIAVQCTPGTLSGLRTGEQARLATSLVVREDSLTLYGFADDDERQVFELLQTASGVGPRLAQAMLAVHSPDALRRAMATGDEKALTAVPGIGKKGAQKLLLELKDRLGEPVGAPAAAAPAAAGWRDQLHSALIGLGYAGREAEEAVAAVAPQAAAAGGTPQVGALLKAALQTLNRAR from the coding sequence ATGATCGCCTTCGTGAGCGGCCCGGTCGCCGCCCTCGCCCCGGACGCCGCGGTGATCGAGGTGGGCGGCCTCGGCATCGCCGTCCAGTGCACCCCGGGCACACTTTCCGGGCTGCGCACCGGCGAGCAGGCCCGGCTCGCCACCTCCCTGGTGGTCCGCGAGGACTCGCTGACCCTGTACGGCTTCGCGGACGACGACGAGCGCCAGGTCTTCGAGCTGCTCCAGACCGCGAGCGGCGTCGGCCCGCGCCTGGCCCAGGCCATGCTGGCGGTGCACAGCCCGGACGCTCTGCGCCGCGCCATGGCGACCGGTGACGAGAAGGCGCTCACCGCCGTCCCCGGCATCGGCAAGAAGGGCGCCCAGAAGCTGCTGCTCGAACTGAAGGACCGGCTGGGCGAGCCGGTGGGCGCCCCCGCGGCCGCCGCCCCGGCCGCCGCCGGCTGGCGCGACCAGCTGCACTCCGCCCTGATCGGTCTCGGGTACGCCGGCCGCGAGGCCGAGGAGGCCGTCGCCGCGGTCGCCCCGCAGGCCGCGGCCGCCGGGGGAACACCCCAGGTGGGAGCCCTCCTCAAGGCGGCCCTGCAGACACTGAACCGGGCCCGCTGA
- the ruvC gene encoding crossover junction endodeoxyribonuclease RuvC gives MRVLGVDPGLTRCGVGVVEGVPGRPLTMLGVGVVRTPPDDELGDRLVAVERGIERWLDEHRPEFVAVERVFSQHNVRTVMGTAQASAVAMLCAARRGIPVALHTPSEVKAAVTGTGRADKAQVGAMVTRLLRLDAPPKPADAADALALAICHIWRAPAKNRLQQAVALHTTKGRTA, from the coding sequence GTGCGCGTACTGGGGGTGGACCCGGGGCTGACGCGGTGCGGCGTCGGCGTCGTCGAGGGAGTGCCGGGCCGGCCGCTGACCATGCTCGGCGTCGGAGTCGTCCGTACGCCCCCCGACGACGAACTCGGCGACCGTCTGGTCGCCGTCGAGCGGGGCATAGAGCGCTGGCTCGACGAGCACCGACCCGAGTTCGTGGCCGTGGAGCGGGTCTTCAGCCAGCACAATGTGCGCACGGTGATGGGCACCGCCCAGGCCAGCGCCGTCGCGATGCTCTGCGCCGCCCGCCGCGGCATCCCCGTCGCCCTGCACACCCCGAGCGAGGTCAAGGCCGCCGTCACCGGCACAGGACGAGCCGACAAGGCCCAGGTCGGAGCCATGGTCACCCGGCTGCTCCGGCTCGACGCGCCCCCGAAGCCGGCGGACGCCGCGGACGCCCTCGCCCTCGCCATCTGTCACATCTGGCGCGCCCCCGCCAAGAACCGCCTCCAGCAGGCCGTCGCCCTGCACACGACGAAAGGCCGCACCGCATGA
- a CDS encoding YebC/PmpR family DNA-binding transcriptional regulator, whose amino-acid sequence MSGHSKWATTKHKKAVIDAKRGKLFAKLIKNVEVAARMGGADVEGNPTLYDAVQKAKKQSVPNKNIDSAIKRGAGLEAGGADYETIMYEGYGPNGVAVLIECLTDNRNRAASDVRVAMTRNGGSMADPGSVSYMFNRKGVVIVPKGELTEDDVLGAVLDAGAEEVNDLGESFEVLSEATDLVAVRSALQEAGIDYDSAEANFVPTMQVDLDEEGAKKIFKLIDALEDSDDVQNVFANFDVSDEIMEKVGA is encoded by the coding sequence ATGTCCGGCCACTCTAAATGGGCCACGACGAAGCACAAGAAGGCCGTCATCGACGCCAAGCGCGGCAAGCTCTTCGCGAAGCTGATCAAGAACGTCGAGGTCGCGGCCCGCATGGGCGGTGCCGACGTGGAGGGCAACCCGACCCTCTACGACGCCGTCCAGAAGGCCAAGAAGCAGTCGGTCCCGAACAAGAACATCGACTCGGCGATCAAGCGCGGCGCGGGCCTGGAGGCCGGTGGCGCCGACTACGAGACGATCATGTACGAGGGCTACGGCCCGAACGGGGTCGCGGTGCTCATCGAGTGCCTCACCGACAACCGCAACCGCGCCGCCTCCGACGTCCGTGTCGCCATGACCCGCAACGGCGGCTCCATGGCCGACCCCGGCTCCGTCTCGTACATGTTCAACCGCAAGGGCGTGGTGATCGTCCCCAAGGGCGAGCTGACCGAGGACGACGTGCTGGGCGCCGTGCTGGACGCGGGCGCCGAGGAGGTCAACGACCTCGGCGAGTCCTTCGAGGTGCTCAGCGAGGCCACCGACCTGGTCGCGGTCCGCAGCGCCCTCCAGGAGGCCGGGATCGACTACGACTCCGCCGAGGCCAACTTTGTCCCGACCATGCAGGTCGATCTGGACGAAGAGGGCGCCAAGAAGATCTTCAAGCTGATCGACGCCCTGGAGGACAGCGACGACGTGCAGAACGTCTTCGCCAACTTCGATGTGAGCGACGAGATCATGGAGAAGGTGGGGGCATAG
- the pdxT gene encoding pyridoxal 5'-phosphate synthase glutaminase subunit PdxT: MTGAPVVGVLALQGDVREHLIALAAADAVARPVRRPEELAEVDGLVLPGGESTTISKLAHLFGVMEPLRARVRDGMPVYGTCAGMIMLADKILDPRSGQETVGGIDMIVRRNAFGRQNESFEAAVDVAGIGGDPVEGVFIRAPWVESVGAGAEVLAEHDGHIVAVRQGNALATSFHPELTGDHRVHALFVDIVRADRAAESL, translated from the coding sequence ATGACCGGCGCACCCGTCGTTGGCGTCCTGGCTCTCCAGGGCGACGTACGGGAGCACCTCATCGCCCTGGCCGCGGCGGACGCCGTGGCCAGGCCGGTGCGGCGCCCCGAAGAGCTCGCCGAGGTCGACGGCCTCGTCCTCCCCGGCGGCGAGTCCACCACCATCTCCAAGCTGGCCCACCTCTTCGGAGTGATGGAGCCCCTGCGCGCGCGGGTGCGGGACGGCATGCCCGTCTACGGCACCTGCGCGGGCATGATCATGCTCGCCGACAAGATCCTCGACCCGCGCTCGGGCCAGGAGACCGTCGGCGGGATCGACATGATCGTCCGCCGCAATGCCTTCGGACGTCAGAACGAGTCCTTCGAGGCGGCGGTCGACGTCGCCGGGATCGGGGGCGATCCTGTAGAGGGCGTCTTCATCCGCGCCCCCTGGGTCGAGTCCGTCGGTGCCGGGGCCGAGGTGCTCGCCGAGCACGACGGGCACATCGTCGCCGTACGCCAGGGCAACGCGCTGGCCACGTCGTTCCACCCGGAGCTGACCGGGGACCACCGTGTGCACGCCCTGTTCGTGGACATCGTCCGCGCCGACCGGGCGGCGGAGTCCTTGTAG
- the pdxS gene encoding pyridoxal 5'-phosphate synthase lyase subunit PdxS encodes MSSTLSTPQTPETGTARVKRGMAEQLKGGVIMDVVTPEQAKIAEDAGAVAVMALERVPADIRKDGGVARMSDPDMIEGIIEAVSIPVMAKSRIGHFVEAQVLQSLGVDYIDESEVLTPADEVNHSDKWGFTTPFVCGATNLGEALRRIAEGAAMIRSKGEAGTGNVVEAVRHLRQIKNEIARLRGYDSHELYAAAKELRAPYELVKEVAELGKLPVVLFSAGGVATPADAALMRQLGAEGVFVGSGIFKSGDPAKRAAAIVKATTFYDDPKIIAEASRNLGEAMVGINCDTLPENERYANRGW; translated from the coding sequence GTGTCCAGCACGCTCTCCACCCCCCAGACGCCCGAGACCGGAACCGCCCGCGTCAAGCGTGGTATGGCCGAGCAGCTCAAGGGCGGCGTGATCATGGATGTCGTCACTCCGGAACAGGCGAAGATCGCCGAGGACGCGGGCGCCGTCGCCGTCATGGCCCTGGAGCGGGTCCCGGCCGACATCCGCAAGGACGGCGGGGTGGCACGCATGTCCGACCCGGACATGATCGAAGGCATCATCGAGGCCGTCTCCATCCCGGTCATGGCCAAGTCGCGGATCGGCCACTTCGTGGAGGCCCAGGTCCTGCAGTCCCTCGGCGTGGACTACATCGACGAGTCCGAGGTGCTGACCCCGGCCGACGAGGTCAACCACTCCGACAAGTGGGGCTTCACCACGCCGTTCGTCTGCGGTGCCACCAACCTGGGCGAGGCCCTGCGCCGTATCGCCGAGGGCGCGGCCATGATCCGCTCCAAGGGCGAGGCCGGCACCGGCAACGTCGTCGAGGCGGTCCGCCATCTGCGCCAGATCAAGAACGAGATCGCCCGGCTGCGCGGCTACGACAGCCACGAGCTGTACGCCGCCGCCAAGGAGCTGCGCGCCCCGTACGAGCTGGTCAAGGAGGTCGCCGAGCTGGGCAAGCTCCCGGTCGTGCTGTTCTCCGCCGGCGGCGTGGCCACCCCTGCCGACGCCGCGCTGATGCGCCAGCTGGGCGCCGAGGGCGTCTTCGTCGGCTCCGGCATCTTCAAGTCCGGTGACCCGGCCAAGCGCGCCGCCGCCATCGTCAAGGCGACCACCTTCTACGACGACCCCAAGATCATCGCGGAGGCGTCCCGCAACCTCGGCGAGGCCATGGTGGGCATCAACTGCGACACCCTCCCCGAGAACGAGCGCTACGCCAACCGCGGTTGGTGA
- a CDS encoding LemA family protein, whose product MTATLIWILVALVAIGLYLSWTAGRLDRLHSRIDAARAALDAQLLRRASVAQELATSGVLDPAASIVLYEAAHAARQAEEEQREVAESELSQALRAVFSEAQQVEAVREAPGGEAAAGELTEAVRRVPMARRFHNDAVRAARALRRHRKVRWFRLAGHAPFPLAFEMDDEPPTPLLDRTPV is encoded by the coding sequence GTGACCGCAACCCTGATCTGGATCCTTGTCGCCCTGGTCGCGATCGGCCTCTATCTGAGCTGGACCGCGGGGCGCCTCGACCGGCTGCACTCCCGTATCGACGCGGCCCGCGCGGCGCTCGACGCACAGCTGCTGCGGCGGGCCTCGGTGGCGCAGGAGCTGGCGACCTCAGGAGTGCTCGACCCGGCCGCCTCGATCGTCCTGTACGAGGCCGCGCACGCGGCCCGGCAGGCGGAGGAGGAGCAGCGGGAGGTCGCCGAGAGCGAGCTCAGTCAGGCGCTGCGGGCCGTCTTCTCCGAGGCCCAGCAGGTGGAGGCCGTACGGGAGGCACCCGGCGGGGAGGCGGCGGCCGGGGAACTCACCGAGGCGGTACGGCGGGTGCCGATGGCCCGGCGGTTCCACAACGACGCGGTACGGGCGGCCCGGGCACTGCGCCGCCACCGCAAGGTGCGCTGGTTCCGCCTGGCCGGCCACGCGCCGTTCCCCCTCGCCTTCGAAATGGACGACGAACCCCCGACCCCCCTCCTGGACCGCACCCCGGTCTGA
- a CDS encoding glycosyltransferase family 4 protein: MRIGIVCPYSWDVPGGVQFHIRDLAEYFIRLGHEVSVLAPADDDTPLPPYVVSAGRAVPVPYNGSVARLNFGFLSAARVRRWLHDGAFDVIHIHEPASPSLGLLACWAAQGPIVATFHTSNPRSRAMIAAYAILQAALEKISARIAVSEYARRTLVEHLGGDAVVIPNGVDVDFFAKAEPRAEWQGDTIGFIGRIDEPRKGLPVLMKALPKILAARPGARLLVAGRGDEEEAVATLPAELRPRVEFLGMVSDEDKARLLRSVDLYVAPNTGGESFGIILVEAMSAGAPVLASDLDAFAQVLDRGAAGELFANEDADALAEAAVRLLEDPARRAELCARGSAHVRRFDWSTVGADILSVYETVTDGAAAVATDERTGLRARLGLVRD, translated from the coding sequence GTGAGGATCGGCATCGTCTGCCCGTACTCCTGGGACGTGCCGGGCGGCGTCCAGTTCCACATCCGCGACCTGGCGGAGTATTTCATCCGGCTCGGGCACGAGGTCTCGGTGCTCGCCCCCGCGGACGACGACACCCCGCTCCCGCCGTACGTGGTCTCGGCCGGCCGTGCCGTCCCGGTGCCGTACAACGGCTCGGTGGCCCGGCTGAACTTCGGCTTCCTCAGCGCCGCCCGGGTGCGGCGCTGGCTGCACGACGGCGCCTTCGACGTGATCCACATCCATGAGCCGGCCTCGCCGTCGCTGGGCCTGCTGGCCTGCTGGGCGGCGCAGGGCCCGATCGTGGCGACCTTCCACACCTCCAACCCGCGGTCCCGGGCGATGATCGCCGCCTATGCGATCCTCCAGGCGGCCCTGGAGAAGATCAGCGCACGGATCGCGGTGAGCGAGTACGCGCGGCGCACCCTGGTCGAGCACCTGGGCGGCGACGCGGTGGTGATCCCGAACGGGGTGGACGTCGACTTCTTCGCGAAGGCCGAGCCCAGGGCCGAGTGGCAGGGCGACACCATCGGCTTCATCGGGCGGATCGACGAACCGCGCAAGGGGCTGCCGGTCCTGATGAAGGCCCTGCCGAAGATCCTGGCCGCCCGGCCCGGGGCCCGGCTGCTGGTGGCCGGGCGTGGCGACGAGGAGGAGGCGGTGGCGACGCTCCCCGCCGAGCTGCGCCCGCGGGTGGAGTTCCTCGGGATGGTCAGCGACGAGGACAAGGCGCGGCTGCTGCGCAGCGTCGACCTGTATGTGGCGCCCAACACCGGGGGTGAGAGCTTCGGGATCATCCTGGTGGAGGCGATGTCCGCGGGGGCGCCGGTGCTCGCCTCCGACCTCGACGCCTTCGCCCAGGTCCTGGACCGGGGCGCGGCCGGGGAACTCTTCGCCAACGAGGACGCCGACGCGCTCGCCGAGGCGGCCGTGCGGCTGTTGGAGGACCCGGCGCGGCGTGCGGAGCTGTGCGCGCGGGGCAGTGCGCATGTGCGGCGCTTCGACTGGTCGACGGTGGGGGCGGACATTCTGTCCGTCTACGAGACGGTGACGGACGGCGCGGCGGCGGTGGCGACGGACGAGCGCACGGGGCTGAGGGCCCGGCTGGGGCTGGTCCGCGACTGA